TTGGACGTCGCCAGGAGCAGCAAGACCAagccggcgacgacggctTCCGCTTCTACGCCGTCGACCCGGCCATGGAGCTGTCGTACCCCGCCGTGTGCACCTATGCCGACGGCAGCATGCCGCGCCTGTTTTTGGTCCGCGACCCCGTCGACGGCCTTGCCGTCctggccaccgccgccgtcgagcaCTCCATCACCGGCGGCAAGGTCCAGGACTGCTTCCTCATGCCCGTCGTCGAGGGCAAGTACGACGAGGACAAGGGTGGATATGCCGGTTATGGAAAGACCAACGAGACCAGCTTTGAGTACGATGCTTGagggcttttctttttgtttcaaaatttaaaaaaagaaacatccACAACCTTTGGCTGTGGGATTCTTCTCGTTCTGTTCATCTTTATCCGTCGGAAACATCCATTCAAACAGGCGCTGCAACTTtcatttgttttgttttcttcatcATGTTTTGTtcatttaaaaaaaatattagtTAACTACAGATTATCATACCAATAATCAGCATTAGCAGGCTATTTTGATCTTTCCGTTTGCTCGCCCCATTATTTGGAACCCGTCATGAGGTTTGAAGCTTTAGTTTTCTTTTCATTAAAAGCGCCACATGGGATAGCATCATGGCCTCCCAAGAGCATCTCGCCTCAGATCTTTCCCCGTTGTTTTTTTAAGACCAGCCtaaagaagagaagaacagagagagagagagagacaaaaaaaatttaCTCCAAGTAGAATGTAGCCTCGGCGCCAGTAGACGGCGCGACAGAGACAGCAGCACCGTTACCGCCCGACACAAGATAGCTCCCGGCCTGGGCGGCAGACTCGAACGAAACCCCAGTCGCGTCCGAAAGTCCAGCCACGCGACGGAACGAGGCGCTGCTGCGCGCTCCGGCATCGCTGGTGTTGCTGAGAGTCGCCAGACTGACCGAGCCGTTGGCCGCCGAGAGGTACTTGCCAGGCTGCGCCGTGCTCTCGAAGCTGATGGTGCCGGAGCCACCCAGGCCAGGCTCCACAATCTTGAACTGCGTGTTCTGGACGGGCGCGTCCTTGACGCTCTGGACTGCGTTGTTGGCGATGCCCACgtagagggtctggtcggCCGAAGAGCGGAGGCGAACCGGGTGGGGTCCGTCGGGGATCGGGATTCCAAAGTCGGGGGTACCGTCGGAGCGCCAGTAGAGCTTCTGCACGCGGGTCATGCGGTCAGGGTTGTCCAGGGCTGTGTTTCTCATGTCAGTGGCTTGTTCAAGTGTTTTGCGAATGCAaaggggcaaaaaaaaaagggaaccaAAACTCACGCTCGCCACGAATGTCCTTGTACTGCCTGGCATGGTAGACGAGCACATCGCTTTGGTTGTCATCCGAGACGGTAAAGGCCGAGTGGCCAGGGCCAAACTGCGATGTGGCAGTGTTGCTGACGAAAACCGGGTCCTTGGACTTGCTCCAGCTGGCCGGGTTCATCAGATCGGCGTTCTGGTCGGCAGTCAACAGACCCATGCAGTAGTTGGCGTCGGTTGCCGCAGCCGAGTACGTCACAAAGACCTTGCCGTTCCTGACCATGCCCCACGAACCCTCGTTGACGTTGTGGCCGATGCGCTCCCAGGGCTGGTCCGGGCGGCTGATGACGATGGAGGGCCGCTGGATCGTCCAGGGGTTCGTCATGCGCGCGAGGAACAGAGAGGTGCCGCCACCATTGTCGAACCTAGGGTCGGCTTGGGCCCAGCTGAGGTAGCGGACGCCATTGACCTCGAACGTGGTAGCATCGAGGGAGAAGGTGTCAAAGTCGGTGGTGATGAAGCCCTTCTCGGCCCAGCTGGCAGCCATGGGGTCGTCGGAGCCCGTGCCCTCGAGGACAAAGGGACGGACGTCGAAGGGAGCAGTGCGACCCAGAGCAAAGTAGATGTACCACTTGTCGCCAATTTTGTGGAGCTATTTTGATCTTGTCAGTACCATGAATGAATACATACATACTACTCGAGTGTTTGCGGCAATGTCACATACCTCAGGGGCCCAGACGTAACCAACTCCAGCTTTCGACTGTGAGCGAGCCCAGATTAACCTCTCCTCGGCCGTGCTGAGGCCTTGGATACTGTCGGCCTGGCGCATCACCACACGGTCATACTCGGGAACGGTGGCGATAAAGTAGTAGCGTCCATTGGTGTGCTTGAGGATCTGGGGATCGGCGCGCTGCTTCACCAGCGTGTTGTTGTAGCTCACAGGGGGGGAGCGGACCGAGAGAGAGGGTTCCGGCGCCTGGGCCTGTGCCAACGTCGGGAGGACGACGGCGACAGCCACTGAGGCGAATCTCAACACGGCCTTGAGTGAGAGCATCTTGAATTTCGTCGACGGCTGGCCGGTCAAGACGATCAAGGGAGCATGTCGGCTGTAGATCCTCAGATGATTAGCCCCGGGGGGGAGAAGGCAGAAGTTATATGTTATTTAGCATTGGGGGCCGGTTGGCATTAGCGCACGTGCTTTTGGCATAAAACGAAACGTTTAGGGGGTGATGAACGGCGTTGCCCTGTCTGACATCAGTCAGTCGACGGCCCCATTCTGCAAGGCATCCTCGCGCTTCCCCCCCTGGATTGAAGCGCGGTGAACCGTGAAAGGACCTGGGCTGAAGTACCGGTGGATACTTGGCACGCGGGGAAGTACCGAGCTAGTTGGTTCTGGTGAAGGACGAAAGCCGACAGTGACGTTATTTTTTCGATACTCCGGAGATTTATTTTCCTATGCGCACCACTCAGAGGCCGCGATTCAATTTCGCAATACCACGAGCAACAACATCACTTGCCTTTTGCGGGAGCACCACTCATGCCGAAGTGGGCAGCCGACATCTTGTGATCTTGCGTCGCTTGCGCTTGTTCCTGGATTCCTCAGGAAACAGCGCGTGGCAAACAGTTACAGCGTAGCAGCCGAGCAAGGGGCGCGTATTGTGTACAGTACGCCAAAGCGGAACCCCCgcgagctttttttttttttttttttttttcggtcgAACCCGTGGTTTCCGCCAATCTGGTGGCGGTATTTCCCAGCCATGGGCAGCTGTTCGCTGGTCACCTTGGGTTCACCCATCGTCATCCACATTTTCTTTGCACAAAAAGCCGCGAGTCGTGACTGTAGTCGAGCGTTGTATCGTCTCGGCTATGATGATCCGTATTATTTTGGTCCACCTTGGCGCGCGGGTTCAAATGCCCGACATGAATGAGAAAATCATCCGTTGAATGCGGGGAATTATTTTCAAAGGGCTCCCGGTCGAAGGCATAAagcgagagaaaaagaaaggccCGGCTGTGTGTGTGTTCGTGTGTCAAGGGCAAAGGAAACACTTGGTGATGCAAGGGGATTTGAGTTGGTGAAGATTGTTGCCGCAAATAACCTTGGAGGTTCCGCTTCACCCTGTTACCACCTGCTAATTTTGGTGCTGCCAgggctttgtttgtttgaccTCTTACGTGGGTAGTCCAGCCTGGAGGTTTTTGGCGGGTTAAACCCCCACAAACTCCACTTTAACGTGGACCTGAAGTCCTGAACCAAGACGCGCTGATCGAGGCGTGTTTTTTTGTACCATCTGGGCGCCTTGCGCCTATGGAAATACTGTAGCTCTCAGTCTAGCACAAAACGTAACAGGTCCCATGCCGTGGAGTCGTACTATAGTACACGATATTAATTGGGTAGCAATTCGATGGATCTCACTCAATATTTTTCCTCAGTATCCAAGCGCAGAGTCTCATTTCCTGGCACGTGGTGGTCTTTGCCGATATTAcaacctagaactagaactaaacAATAAACAAGTGGTAATACGTAAGATATATCACACTCAAATCCATTTTCTGGGTCATTGCATAGGGAGTTTTCTACAACGTAGTATGCGCATTCAGaataaagaaagaaaatcgTTTGACGCTCTCAACGTTTCAAATGGGCCAAATTTGGCACGATCAAAGGCGCAGCGCGGCAGGGGCAACCTTCTCTAGCAAACAACCAACCTAAATCGCCCCGCTTCATCTCCGTAGGGCAGGATAGGGTGGACCTTGAGCGTCTCAATCTGTTCCGGATTGCCGCCTCAGAAGGGGCAGATTTTGTCTTTGTCATCCCTGACTTATTCTTTTGCTATCATCGGTCCATCTTTGGTTCCAGGTAGGGATTTCGACAACGGTAGGCAGTTCAGACGAATCTCTGTCATCTTTACAACTGTAGATCACAGGACGGCGCGGGGATTCAACCAGATTTTGTACAGAGTATTTTTATGTGATGCGCGCGTTGGAAATGGCAAAGCCATAATTATTAGGCTCGGAACtaaaattttatttttctcgGCTTAATGATTAAGCGTAACACAACGGCACGGCAATCCTGTGGTCTTGTGGATTGCAATGTTTCCTTCATCCAACTCGTCAACAAGTCACCAAAACCAGACTCAACATATTACAAACCCCACGGGTTGGACTTTTTAGTCCCGGGGCCGTCGCTAAAAGGTATTATTTAACAGTAAACGGGCCtttgagagagaaaaaactCGCCCAACAGCTGCTTGACTAAACCAAACAGGCCAGGCCCATGGCCACAAATGAAATCAACGCCGCAAAATTGGACATTTGAATGCCTCCAGATGCAGCGCCCTCATCAGGATAGTTTGGATTGTATGGGTCTCCGTTGTCGTTGCCATTACCGTTTccgttgccgttgccgtcACCTTTCCTGGGGAATACGGCGTTTCCGTTGCCGCCAGGATATTCGGATCCGGGGGAGGCAATAAACGTCATTGGGACGCTGTCCTGGCGCGAGACCTGAAGAACCCGTGGTTAGTCGGCGATTCAATTGTCCCCATATAATCTCTCTCTTCCTGTCTCTGTCTGATACGTTTGATCTTAAGTATTCTCAAGAAGCGCAACTTACATATATGTAATTTGCCGCAGCCGGCGCGCCCAGGTTTGTTTCGCGCACAAAGTTCTCAATGTCAAAGTTGGCACGGTTGTTTGGGTTGAAGCTTGAAGGGACCTGGAATCCGGGCGGCTGCTGCCAGATGTAGAAGAAGTAACGGTGCGCCGACGAAGATGGCGGCGGACCGGGAGCCGCATAGGGCACCGTCGCCGGCGTCGAGTTGGTCAAGGACCTCTGGCCAGAGATCCTGCCGCTCCCACCCCCCAGCGTCTGCGTTATGCCCGACGCCAACCAGTGCAGGATTGACCGCCGTATCGGGTTATCTGGGGACGGCGCATCCGGGTCGATCATGATGACGACGTACTGCCCGGTGTAGTCTGCGAGTGACCGGAACTTGGTCGGGTCCACGGCCAGCTGGGGCTGGTTCCGGGCGACTaagtttgtgttttttttttagtctcGATATTGAGTTGCAATGGTTCATGCTTTACAATGCGCGATAAATGCCTGGATTCggtggataaaaaaaaaggagggggACAACTACTTACCATTGCCGCCAAACATGGTACCGGGATCAACGACGGTGGTGTTTCCATTGAAGGTGTAGGCAACAGTCAACACCGTGTCGTTGTTGACGCTTGGAAAGTTGAACTCGCTGGGTGGCATGTTTGCCACTACCGGCGTCATCGCCGCAGCGAAGGCTATGCAGCCTAGAGCCCTCatggttgttttgttttgttgttgttcccTATACGCTGAAGTGCTCCTGTTTGGTCTCGATGAGCTTTTGCAAACGGCGGTCAAAGTCACAtacccgaaaatggggagcgGAGACGACTTGAGcgtttataacgttgggacTTCGGAACGTGGAAAGTGCCGCGAAGTATATCGCCACTCGGGCCACGAGCTTTGTACAGATGATTTTCAAGCCGAGCTGTCATGCTTTCTTTTGCATCCGTGCATTGCTGCAATCAAGCCCTTCGCATCACTgccgtccttttttttcgatttGTCTTACCCCATGAAACTGCATATGTGCCAGGCTTTGTGTGTAGCTCGGGCCCATTGGTCCGTCTGTACCGAAAATCTGTACACAAAGTCATGGAATCGAGCCGTTTATCGGCTATACTTGAGACTATTTATCAACCTGGAAAAAGTGCCTCGTGCAAGGTACATACGAAGTCTGGCTTGTCTGGTAAGTAGGATTTTGATTGCCCCGATGACACACCTTGACAAATCCCGGAAAAACGCAGAAACACGTCTGAACTTGCTGATCCTGTTGGGTAGTTTCGGCTGGTTTGAAAGGTTCGTGCGTGCCCGCGGATAACAGCCTGCTTACTTGGGACCAGGTTCACGATCCAATTGACCTTTCGGttcagcttttttttttctttttttttggccgagTTCGGGGATACATGGCTAGGCACCTACCcaagtaggtaaggtagatcTGAGTATATGTGCTTTCCACATTCGGCTATTTCGATGCCCACTCGTTCAACGCATGGAACACTGGAACTTCTCGCTCACTTCCCACTGGATAAAATGAACCCCCAACAAAGTCAATGACGCCTTTCATCTGTACACTCAAGCTACAAGCTACAGATGCGGGGAAAGCTACCATCCCTGCTTGCCTGTTCTGGGTAAGGTAGCTTGAAGCTCCAGAACAGCTCAGGAACGAGGCAGAGGCAATGCAATCCATCACTCAACGGGTTCCTTGGATCGTGCATGCAGATGTGTCGAAATAAAGATAGCAGCCGGATCAAGTACAAATACTTTTCAAGCGTACCTTCGCGGTCTGTGAATCTCCGGAGAGACCAACATCTTGAGCACATAGTTTGCGACTATGACTTGTTTCGGCAGCTCCTCATGGTCGACTATCCATTGCTATTTCAAGGTACAGAAAATCCGAAGCTAGGATGTCCCACCAGTACGAGACATGATCGATATACTGTCATTTCGTCTTTGCTATGAAAGCATCAATGTGATTTGCGGCAGGACTAACTGTCGCGTTTCGAGAAGGCCGTCGAGACCGGGCGGACTTGGCAGCTTGGAGACAGTGACAAAAATCCGCCTTCAACCACGGAGATGCTATCCTAGCCCAGCTGAAGATATAAGACATCTTGAAGACACGCCACTGGTAAAGAGATGACGGAGACGGGACGGAGCGAATCGAGCCAAAATAGGGCCGCCCCTATGGACAGGAGTCTCGCGCTTGAGCATACCATAGGAAAACGTTACTCCCATGGTGCCTAGGCTTGCTTCGCTCGCTACGCGCTCCTCCGCACGGCTGAATGAAGCACCGGCAAGTTGGTGCAAAAGAGGACTAAATTTACTGCTGGCTCAAGCCTATGTAGCAGCTCAAGATACGATGTTGCCACAGCAAGCAGTTGAAGGCCTCCATACTATATGTCTTGCCAATAGCCTCTCAAATTGCAGGACTCTGTGTAACCCCGAAATTCGCCATGCTATTTGCCCACAAAGCATCGATAACTACCAGAGAATGGCGCAGCAAATCACATTCACAAGCCCCACCGCGGCCGTCCACGAGAGCGACACCATCCAGCTCTTTGAGCAGGCCATCGACAGCAACGTCCGTGAGGCCCTTGACGACCCGAACACGCGAAAGTAGGCAGCCCGCGGACCTAACAACCAAACTGTGAACAACCTCTTTGTTGCTGCGTGTCTCGTTGACCTCCCGAAAACTGTATTGGTTTTGCGACGAATGTTTATTACACTCGACTGCAAATATCTGAATCATCTTCAGCACTCCAATGGTCAACCTCGGCTAGTACAGCCGCTTGGAATACCATAACCGAAGCGAAATTTCTACTGCTCTCAAGTTAATAATCACCTCATTCCCCTCCTCCCTTTGGAGTATCATGCCCAGAAACCGACGTCGCAGCCGAGCGAGCGACCGCGCTCatcttggcctcggcctcggcctcggcttcCTTCATCCTCCTATCACGGATCCGTATGATGACAACCCACAGGATCGCAATTAGTCCCATGCCGCCAACGACCGCTGATACTGCAATGGCGACGGGCTGGTTCGGGCCCGTGTTGCTGTAGCTGGGGCCGTTTTGCGAGTACGTCGCCTTGGCTACCGCGTACTCGCGGGGTGATAGCAGGTGCGCAAAAGGCGCGAGTGGGCGCAGATCGCGGAGGCTGAAAGCTGGCatgttttctctttcttgtttttgtctGCTGGTTTTGTTTTGAGGATGATTATTCTCCGAGTTGCAAGTCACCTGGGATCTGAGCTGCCGGTGGAGTCGAGGGTACAAGTTCAAGGGGTGCAAGATATGATTGTAGGTCCTCAGATCTCGTGTAAATCAGGAAGTGGACATCACACAGGTTAAAAGTGCCAGCGCCTCCCATCTGTAGACGAGGTGATGTGACTTATTcattttctttgtctttgtCTGGACGAACCAAGGCACGGGGATGTTCTAGGCCggactttttgttctttgtcACTGATGAGATTCACTGGTCTGCAAACGGTAAATCACTCAGGCATATCGCCAAACCAACGTTGCAAGGCATAGAAAATGAGTTGTGGCAGGTAAAAAatgaaagaagaagagaaatCTCGCAAGAGATCATTGTTTAGGTATGTGCACGTGTTTTGAATGAGACTAATGTtataacgaaaaaaaattgaGCCAGTTGTTTCTCGTACCTCAAATCTTGAAGAGAAACTGAACAAAGACCGGGCTGCTCGCCATTGAAGAATatctcttcttttctctaGCCGTAACACGTAAATCATACAGCATGAAACAGCAAACCGATGTCGGTACTGTTATATTAGGATTAAGTATGTAATAGAATGAAGCGCCTCCAGGGTGAATCGAGAATGTAGTAAAAGGGCGTGCTGttaattgtttttttgtccttGTCAAGATTTGAAATGTAGTTTGGCTCGGTCATGTTTACCGGGCTGTATTGGTTGCATTCCAGCTCGGGTACTTTTGCGACCACCACTGACCATCATCGGGTTGCCTTGTCGACGAAGGCGCGCTGTCAGTTGTTGCAGGAGAGGACTCGGCAGTGGCCGTCGTTGTGGAACTGCTTTTATCAGCCGAGGTCGAAGTCGGGTCTGGGCTTGCACTCGTAGTCTGAGACGAGCTGGCGGCGGTTGAGCTTGCCGCGACTTGTGTAGTGGTAGACACCTCGACCACACTCTCCGTGACGGTGACAGTAGAGAGAGAAACGATGGTATGAGTGACCACTACTGTGTTTGCAGGAACAATGCTCGTCACGGTCGTGGGAGGCATTGTCTTTTCAACCGTCACGGTAACACCGGGCGGGGCCTGGTTTCCGTCTCCCGGGCCAGGACGGCCAGGGGAGTTCCCATTGCCGGATCCGGGGCTTGGAGTCGGGAGTGAACCGTCGATGGGAACCACCGTGTATGTGACTTTAGGGTCCCTAGGCCCCAAAGCCTGACCTTGGCCTTGATCTTGAGGCTGCGAGTTGAGGGGCAACCCAGGGCAGAGTGTGCCAAAATCTAGCAAAGCCAAAAGCAATGAAACTGGAAGGTTTCTGAAATGCATCTTGTGGAACTGCCCCAAGATTTGTAAATTGGTAGGGAGAGTAGTGTCTCGGGAGATGACAGGTGGATGTCGACGGCTAGGACTGGAAGGTAGGCCTTGCTAGTAGAGACTGAACGAACCGGAATGAGAGTTGCAAAAGAAACCCAAAGACAATGCAAGCACCTACCTTGCCGACTTTTTACAGAAAGCCAGCGCCTCTTATCTTGCGACATTTTGTAATTCTGGAGGCTGGAAATCCATCTACATTTCTTGGTCAGATACCTTGGTGACCAAGTAGATTTTGGTAGGTGTGAATCTGCAAGCCTGTTTGCCCCTAAATTGGGGAATTACTGGAGGTTGGAGTTGAAAAGTGGGGCTTGCTACACTAGTGCTGCGGGCCACCGCTTCTCGCGGTTTCAATTGGCCCGAACTCCAGCCATCATCTTTTTTAATTCTTATACCCAAGACGGAAACAAATtagtctaggtctagaatgAAACAGTGCCATCAAGCAGGCACTTTAAGCAAAGTCGATTACGCCTGTGCAGCCAAACCACTGCCAATGAAGCGGGCTGTAAGGCTGCAAGGCAACCTATCCACATGTCTAAATTTTTGATTACCATTGCGGGTGCCAATGCAGCACCTAAGCTTATTTGACTGCAAATGACTAACTGCTCCTCTTCTCTACGGATAACTTCTATTGGCGTGATTGCTCTGACTGAAGCTTGTATAGCCCACATGCATACCTAGCACTCAGCTCAAAGCCTTGCCTCATAACTTTTCGAGAAGCATGGTCTAcattgtgtgtgtgtgtgtgtgtgtgtgtgttttctttttcttttttctttttctctctctctctctcttctcaCTGCACTTGGTAATTACCCAGAACCTTATTGCAGTCCATGATCGACGATTTTGCAGATCAAATGCTTTGGATCCGATCGAAACCATTAAATCCCGAGAGCATAAATCAGGCTTCCCATGTCGACATGCATCAACACAGCATGCATCCCGGAATTCTCACAAACGTACTTCGTAAGCATTGAAAGGACCGGACTTGCTCCAACAGGTTATTGTTGGGTTTTCATGATTTGCGCCTAGAAATGTGGCGGAGGAGTAAAGTCTGTATCCTTGGCAAACGGTTGCTTGTTACCATCTAGGGCAAGGCACAACATCCACTGTATTATGGAGTCAGGCCGTGGAGGCACCTAGTCCAGTACCAATCAGACTGTCGCGTACAGTGCAAGCTACAATTCGATTCCACCAAATCGGTCCACACATGACACCCTGAATGAATGTACCGGCGAGGGTTGTccttgttttttatttttattttgagCGAATCGAAATTTCGTACTACGTAGTCCGGGGGACAAAAATATGTGAAATACCTGATAAAAGTGCTATTACCAGGCACAAGGacgaggtaggtacctggtgGGGTCTTTGAATTTCCTTTGCGTGTAGGTGCAGGGTAAATTCGAGTATTTCTCCATTTTAGGCCATTCATTCACATTCATTCAGGTGGTCATGTGTACAAAGTACGTGTAGAGTAGTGGGGATGACGTGGATTGCCCCAAATGCGCCTTGCGCCTGAGCCGACTGCGGACAACTCAGCCACTGGTCGCTCGTCACTATCCGTCGTGATGCTACCGCCGTCGTCCACTCACGCACATCGAATTGCGCG
The Pyricularia oryzae 70-15 chromosome 1, whole genome shotgun sequence DNA segment above includes these coding regions:
- a CDS encoding alpha-N-arabinofuranosidase 2, giving the protein MLSLKAVLRFASVAVAVVLPTLAQAQAPEPSLSVRSPPVSYNNTLVKQRADPQILKHTNGRYYFIATVPEYDRVVMRQADSIQGLSTAEERLIWARSQSKAGVGYVWAPELHKIGDKWYIYFALGRTAPFDVRPFVLEGTGSDDPMAASWAEKGFITTDFDTFSLDATTFEVNGVRYLSWAQADPRFDNGGGTSLFLARMTNPWTIQRPSIVISRPDQPWERIGHNVNEGSWGMVRNGKVFVTYSAAATDANYCMGLLTADQNADLMNPASWSKSKDPVFVSNTATSQFGPGHSAFTVSDDNQSDVLVYHARQYKDIRGEPLDNPDRMTRVQKLYWRSDGTPDFGIPIPDGPHPVRLRSSADQTLYVGIANNAVQSVKDAPVQNTQFKIVEPGLGGSGTISFESTAQPGKYLSAANGSVSLATLSNTSDAGARSSASFRRVAGLSDATGVSFESAAQAGSYLVSGGNGAAVSVAPSTGAEATFYLE